From one Planktothrix agardhii NIES-204 genomic stretch:
- the rpoA_1 gene encoding RNA polymerase alpha subunit — protein sequence MTEPSERPAIQNLRGQFTSPDLQQRLKALSDCLKFEQGLDLLAQQALTDPSEQVKQSAYWVLYGNNPYLTENVNLRSPNIIPQDTISCVAISSEYKIIVGGGWKTIRIWNLETGKLINTLDAHSHWVLSVAISSNGQYLVSSSIDKTVKLWNLKTKTLLHTFTGHTSWVNVVKITPDNQTLISGSADKTIKVWNLEKKELVHTFNGHTGWISCLAISSDSKFLVSGSTDKTIKLWGLTKKQLLRTLEGHSDWIQNVAISSDNQSLVTGSRDGTLKIWQKDPNTPAKTEKFNIPLGYIIVWIISAILAKFTAGTTLTIPFLTQAFFFGKSNNESQFQFPVNTLKCVKTTTVTFQTMSDFDITSQGNIKVIGTNNGSIYIQDLNQPHIITGHSGFISSIAVSSNGKRFVSGSRDWIKLWDLQKGEILEVLEGESPKLRSLIINPSKTTLYGGYSERFKVEGFDQYNQPIKIDQINWTSTGGTINNGLFTAGNISNSNFTVHAKVNTVSCQASVTILEKPKLRSLKINPPGKTLYCGYSERFSAEGVDQYNQPIPIGQVSWTATGGTINKGLFKAGNISGSNFTIQAQVNSVNCQISITILEQPKLTALKINPSITTLYCGDSQQFSAKGFDQYNQPISIGQVRWTADNIELLNNGKFVAGHFEQTVTITAKVETISQSVQVEVIERSRLTSLSISPSLIEMCPGQSHKFTVQGLDQRGNSIAIKNVNWTATGGTIYDKGNYTVGDNSEGQFTVTASIPGQTISATAEIIVPSTLTDLIISPQTIFAEPNEPITFQVMGLDQIGNWMWVNNIEWKCTAGGRINQEGIFKGGYEKEQVTVTAKVGSLQVSATVNILPVLRQIRINPYQHIFVEPNKSRTFNVVGFDQYGNKFETGNIVWEATGGKIDQNGEFTANDNDKGLYKVTAKVSPLSPYDMRSKILALGIYTKLISRSIYWTERLSSLSDKIRSVLFPNSAETEIQDQSETTNNISTASEQNSSSELSNFEIDLQAWVIKQAIKITIRLLDWVGDSCINFAQISHSVHIQVIPVLRTLKIKINPEPVEINSDQDFQFHVTGFDQQGDFIKTNYIAWEATGGTINQNGYFVPSEDAEGSYEVSAKAIPENIIDLAEFKIVRVTQSPSPTPSPTPSPTPTPTPSPTPTPTPSPTPTPTPSPTPTPTPSPTPTPTPSPTPTPTPSPTPTPTPSPTPTPTPSPTPKIVRVTQSNTDTDRSQYGKFVLEPLEWGQGRTVGNALRRVLLSNLEGTAITSARFANVNHEFATIQGVREDVLEILLNLKEVVLKSYTHHHQKQIGRLEVQGPATVTAGHFKLPSEVEVVDKNQYIATLAPGATLEMEFQVEKGTGYRAVERSHDDATAVDFLQIDAVFMPVRKVNYTVEEARVGGTLEKDRLIMEIWTNGSYTPQEAIAVAATILVDLFTPLQDITLESIKSDQNIDPTSQIPIEELQLSVRAYNCLKRAQIKSVADLRGYTQEDLLKIKNFGQKSAEEVIEALQKRLGIILPQERASKSEDITLESIKSDQNDDIDPMSQIPIEELQLSVRAYTCLKRAQINLVGDLLDYTQEDLLEIKNFGHKSTEEVIEALQKRLGITLSQERASKSEDITPESIKSDQNDDIDPMSQIPIEELQLSVRAYNCLKRAQINSVADLRDYTQEDLLEIKNFGQKNAEEVIEALQKRLGITLPQERASKSTN from the coding sequence ATGACCGAACCCTCTGAACGGCCAGCTATCCAGAATCTTCGGGGTCAATTCACCAGTCCAGACCTTCAACAACGACTTAAAGCACTTTCAGACTGTCTAAAATTTGAGCAAGGTTTAGATTTACTAGCGCAGCAAGCATTAACCGACCCTTCAGAACAGGTTAAACAATCTGCGTATTGGGTGTTGTATGGTAATAATCCTTATTTAACTGAAAATGTTAATTTGCGATCGCCTAATATTATACCTCAAGATACTATTTCCTGTGTAGCAATTAGTTCAGAATATAAAATTATCGTCGGTGGCGGTTGGAAAACCATCAGAATTTGGAATTTAGAGACAGGAAAATTAATTAATACCCTTGATGCTCATTCCCATTGGGTTTTATCCGTTGCGATTAGTTCCAATGGTCAATATTTAGTTAGTAGTAGTATTGACAAAACTGTTAAGTTATGGAATTTAAAAACTAAAACTCTTTTGCATACTTTTACAGGTCATACAAGTTGGGTTAATGTGGTTAAAATTACCCCAGATAATCAAACCTTAATTAGTGGAAGTGCAGATAAAACGATTAAAGTCTGGAATTTAGAAAAGAAAGAACTTGTCCATACTTTTAATGGTCATACCGGATGGATTTCTTGTTTAGCAATAAGTTCAGATAGTAAATTTTTAGTGAGTGGAAGTACAGATAAAACCATAAAATTATGGGGTTTGACAAAAAAACAATTATTAAGAACTCTTGAAGGACATTCAGATTGGATTCAAAATGTCGCCATTAGTTCTGATAATCAATCTTTAGTTACAGGTAGTCGAGATGGAACTCTTAAAATTTGGCAAAAAGATCCCAATACTCCAGCCAAAACTGAAAAATTTAATATTCCTTTGGGTTATATCATTGTCTGGATTATATCGGCGATTTTAGCGAAATTCACAGCAGGAACAACTTTAACTATTCCTTTTTTAACCCAGGCTTTCTTTTTTGGAAAGAGTAATAATGAATCTCAATTTCAATTCCCAGTCAATACTTTAAAATGTGTTAAGACTACCACCGTAACATTTCAAACAATGAGTGATTTTGATATTACTTCTCAGGGTAATATTAAAGTAATAGGAACCAATAATGGCAGTATTTATATTCAAGACCTTAATCAACCTCATATAATTACAGGTCATTCTGGATTTATTAGTTCTATTGCTGTTAGTTCTAATGGTAAGCGATTTGTAAGCGGTAGTCGGGATTGGATTAAACTTTGGGATTTGCAAAAAGGAGAAATTTTAGAGGTTTTAGAAGGTGAGTCTCCTAAACTAAGATCGTTAATAATTAATCCTTCAAAAACAACTTTATATGGTGGTTATTCTGAACGATTTAAGGTTGAAGGCTTTGATCAATATAATCAGCCCATTAAAATTGATCAAATTAATTGGACATCTACAGGTGGAACTATTAACAACGGATTATTTACGGCTGGAAATATATCAAATTCTAACTTTACAGTTCACGCTAAAGTTAACACGGTTAGTTGTCAAGCGTCAGTTACAATTCTTGAAAAACCTAAACTAAGATCGTTAAAAATTAATCCCCCAGGAAAAACTTTATATTGTGGTTATTCTGAACGATTTAGTGCTGAAGGTGTTGATCAATACAATCAACCTATTCCCATAGGACAAGTGAGTTGGACAGCTACAGGTGGAACCATTAACAAGGGACTATTTAAAGCCGGAAATATATCAGGTTCTAACTTTACGATTCAAGCACAAGTTAACTCTGTTAATTGTCAAATTTCAATTACAATTCTTGAACAACCCAAACTAACAGCGTTAAAAATTAATCCTTCAATCACAACTTTATATTGTGGTGACTCTCAACAATTTAGTGCTAAAGGTTTTGATCAATATAATCAACCTATTTCCATCGGACAAGTCCGTTGGACGGCTGACAATATAGAACTTCTTAATAATGGAAAATTTGTTGCGGGTCACTTTGAACAAACAGTTACTATTACCGCAAAAGTTGAAACCATTAGTCAATCTGTCCAAGTTGAAGTTATTGAACGTTCAAGATTAACGTCTTTGAGCATTTCTCCATCATTGATAGAAATGTGTCCTGGTCAAAGCCATAAATTTACAGTTCAGGGTTTAGACCAAAGAGGAAATTCTATTGCAATTAAAAATGTTAATTGGACTGCAACCGGGGGCACAATTTACGACAAGGGAAATTATACCGTTGGGGATAATAGTGAAGGACAATTCACCGTCACCGCTTCAATTCCGGGTCAAACAATTAGCGCAACGGCTGAAATTATTGTTCCTTCTACTTTAACTGATCTGATCATTTCACCGCAGACTATTTTTGCTGAACCTAATGAACCTATCACGTTTCAAGTTATGGGTTTAGATCAGATTGGAAATTGGATGTGGGTGAATAATATTGAATGGAAATGTACCGCCGGAGGTCGAATTAACCAAGAGGGAATTTTCAAAGGAGGTTATGAAAAAGAGCAAGTTACTGTGACGGCTAAAGTTGGCTCACTTCAAGTTAGTGCAACTGTTAATATATTACCTGTTTTAAGACAGATTCGCATTAATCCTTATCAGCATATTTTTGTTGAACCCAATAAAAGTAGAACTTTTAATGTCGTTGGGTTTGATCAATATGGAAATAAATTTGAAACAGGAAATATTGTCTGGGAAGCAACAGGAGGAAAAATTGATCAGAATGGGGAATTTACAGCTAACGATAATGATAAAGGGTTATATAAAGTAACGGCTAAAGTTTCTCCATTATCTCCCTATGATATGCGCTCAAAAATATTAGCATTGGGCATTTATACAAAATTAATATCTCGGAGTATTTACTGGACAGAACGGTTATCTTCTCTGAGTGATAAAATTCGGAGTGTATTATTTCCTAATTCTGCGGAAACAGAGATTCAAGATCAATCTGAAACAACTAATAATATTTCCACCGCTTCTGAGCAAAATTCGTCTTCAGAACTATCTAATTTTGAAATCGATTTGCAAGCCTGGGTGATCAAACAAGCGATTAAAATAACTATTCGTTTATTAGATTGGGTGGGTGACTCTTGTATTAATTTTGCTCAAATTAGTCATTCTGTTCATATCCAGGTTATTCCTGTTTTAAGAACGTTAAAAATAAAAATTAATCCTGAACCAGTTGAAATTAATTCTGATCAAGACTTTCAATTTCACGTTACTGGATTTGATCAACAGGGAGATTTTATCAAAACTAATTATATTGCATGGGAGGCAACAGGGGGAACAATTAATCAGAATGGTTATTTTGTTCCATCAGAGGATGCTGAAGGAAGTTATGAAGTTTCTGCTAAAGCTATCCCAGAGAATATTATCGATTTAGCTGAGTTTAAAATTGTTCGGGTGACTCAAAGTCCAAGTCCTACTCCAAGTCCAACCCCAAGTCCAACACCAACTCCTACCCCAAGTCCAACACCAACTCCGACTCCAAGTCCAACACCAACTCCGACTCCAAGTCCAACACCAACTCCGACTCCAAGTCCAACACCAACTCCGACTCCAAGTCCAACACCAACTCCTACCCCAAGTCCAACACCAACTCCTACCCCAAGTCCAACACCAACTCCTACCCCAAGTCCAACACCAAAAATTGTTCGGGTGACTCAATCGAACACTGATACAGACCGGAGCCAGTACGGAAAATTCGTCTTAGAGCCTTTAGAATGGGGTCAAGGGAGGACAGTTGGTAATGCTCTGAGACGGGTTTTACTCTCGAACTTAGAAGGAACGGCGATTACATCAGCACGGTTTGCCAATGTTAATCATGAGTTTGCAACGATTCAAGGGGTTAGAGAAGATGTTTTAGAGATTCTGCTGAACCTAAAAGAAGTTGTACTCAAAAGCTATACCCACCACCACCAAAAGCAAATTGGTCGCTTAGAAGTTCAAGGCCCAGCGACGGTAACGGCGGGTCATTTTAAGTTGCCTTCAGAAGTTGAGGTCGTAGACAAAAATCAATATATCGCTACCCTGGCTCCTGGGGCAACCTTGGAAATGGAATTCCAAGTTGAGAAGGGAACCGGATATCGCGCGGTTGAACGCAGTCATGATGATGCAACGGCTGTAGATTTTCTGCAAATTGATGCCGTGTTTATGCCTGTGCGAAAAGTCAATTATACCGTTGAGGAAGCGCGGGTTGGTGGAACTTTAGAAAAAGACCGACTGATTATGGAAATTTGGACAAATGGGAGTTACACCCCCCAAGAAGCCATCGCTGTCGCCGCGACAATTTTAGTAGATTTGTTTACACCGTTACAAGATATCACCCTGGAATCGATTAAAAGCGATCAGAATATTGATCCAACCAGTCAAATCCCGATTGAAGAACTACAGTTATCGGTTCGGGCTTATAACTGTCTCAAACGCGCTCAAATCAAATCAGTAGCAGACTTACGAGGTTATACTCAAGAAGACCTCTTAAAAATTAAAAACTTTGGTCAGAAGTCTGCTGAAGAAGTCATCGAGGCGTTACAAAAACGCTTAGGGATTATATTGCCTCAAGAACGAGCCTCTAAGTCAGAAGATATCACCCTGGAATCGATTAAAAGCGATCAGAATGATGATATCGATCCAATGAGTCAAATCCCGATTGAAGAATTACAGTTATCAGTTCGGGCTTACACCTGTCTTAAACGCGCTCAAATCAACTTAGTAGGAGACTTACTAGATTATACTCAAGAAGACCTATTAGAAATTAAAAACTTCGGTCATAAGTCTACTGAAGAAGTCATCGAGGCGTTACAAAAACGCTTAGGGATTACATTGTCTCAAGAACGAGCCTCTAAGTCAGAAGATATCACCCCGGAATCGATTAAAAGCGATCAGAATGATGATATCGATCCAATGAGTCAAATCCCGATTGAAGAATTACAGTTATCAGTTCGGGCTTACAACTGTCTCAAACGCGCTCAAATTAACTCAGTAGCAGACTTACGAGATTATACTCAAGAAGACCTATTAGAAATTAAAAACTTTGGTCAGAAAAATGCGGAAGAAGTTATCGAGGCGTTACAAAAACGCTTAGGGATTACATTGCCTCAAGAACGAGCCTCTAAATCCACCAATTAA
- a CDS encoding serine/threonine protein kinase with WD-40 repeats, whose protein sequence is MSYCLNPQCPQPQNTPEAKFCLTCGAKLLLRERYRAVKVIGHGGFGKTFLAVDEDKPSRPACVIKQFHPQMQGNSQKAIELFHREAERLDELGKHPQIPELLAHFEQENHQYLVQEFINGPNLEAEILDHGIFNEAQIRQVLDDLLPVLQFIHHHRVIHRDIKPANIILREGSLSAQLPLVRPDFLQQLRGESSPQNTPAGSQPQGQLVLVDFGAAKVVTDTEVPIMGTVIGSPEYVAPEQTRGQAIYSSDIYSLGVTCIYLMTQISPFDLYDIHEDRWIWRDYLKQNYVSSELGKILDKMLAVLPSQRYDSALKVLKDLHPSGIPVAIARHLQTPSPPTPPLQTVRTPAPSPSQTLPPRTTQQLTPAQQQRVQPLQAPSWKCVHTLSGHRNAITGVAFSPDGQTLASGSQDQTIEIWRLDSGKRWYTLVGHSNWITTIAFSPDSKTLASGSRDQTIEIWDMTKGKRWYTLTGHQDGVEAVAFSPNGQFLASGSRDKSIEIWNMNKGKRGFTLTGHQDRVYSVAFSLDSQKLASGSRDQTVKIWDLNTAKEVQSLTGHGDWVRSVAFSLNGQLLASASKNGMIKIWHNQQEKWVLLKTLRADDQEIFNIIFSPDNRFLVSGGGQGIIDIWDVQKGILLETIKAHESDVFTLAFSGDGQWLATGSYDRTVKLWKQ, encoded by the coding sequence ATGAGTTATTGCTTAAATCCCCAATGTCCGCAACCTCAGAACACCCCAGAGGCTAAATTCTGTTTAACCTGTGGGGCAAAATTGTTATTAAGAGAACGGTATCGCGCCGTTAAAGTGATTGGTCATGGGGGGTTTGGTAAAACATTTTTAGCCGTGGACGAAGATAAACCCTCCCGTCCCGCTTGTGTGATTAAACAATTTCATCCCCAAATGCAGGGAAATTCTCAAAAAGCAATTGAGTTATTTCATCGAGAAGCAGAACGTTTAGATGAGTTAGGAAAACACCCTCAAATTCCCGAATTATTAGCCCATTTTGAACAAGAAAATCATCAATATTTAGTCCAAGAATTTATTAATGGGCCGAACCTAGAAGCGGAAATTTTGGATCACGGGATTTTTAATGAAGCCCAAATTCGTCAGGTATTAGATGACTTATTACCAGTTTTACAATTTATTCATCATCATCGGGTGATTCACCGAGATATTAAACCCGCAAATATTATTCTGAGAGAGGGATCTTTATCGGCACAATTGCCCTTAGTTCGTCCTGACTTTTTACAACAATTGCGGGGAGAATCTTCGCCTCAAAATACTCCTGCGGGTTCTCAACCTCAAGGTCAGTTAGTATTAGTAGATTTTGGAGCGGCAAAGGTCGTTACTGATACTGAAGTTCCAATCATGGGAACAGTAATTGGTAGTCCCGAATATGTCGCCCCGGAACAAACCAGAGGACAGGCAATTTATAGCAGTGATATCTATAGTTTAGGGGTAACTTGTATTTATTTAATGACGCAAATTTCCCCCTTTGATTTATATGATATTCATGAAGATCGGTGGATTTGGCGAGATTATTTAAAACAAAATTATGTGAGTTCGGAATTAGGAAAAATATTAGATAAAATGTTAGCAGTATTACCCAGTCAACGTTATGATTCTGCCTTAAAAGTCCTAAAAGATCTGCATCCGAGTGGCATACCTGTCGCGATCGCCCGCCATTTACAAACCCCATCCCCCCCAACTCCCCCGCTACAAACCGTTAGAACTCCCGCCCCATCGCCCTCCCAGACCTTACCCCCCCGCACGACCCAACAACTCACACCCGCACAACAGCAGCGTGTTCAACCTTTACAAGCGCCCTCTTGGAAGTGTGTGCATACCCTCAGTGGTCATCGCAACGCTATTACCGGAGTGGCTTTCAGTCCCGATGGCCAGACGTTAGCGAGTGGAAGTCAGGATCAGACCATTGAAATTTGGCGGCTGGACTCGGGGAAACGGTGGTATACCTTGGTGGGTCATAGTAATTGGATCACGACCATTGCTTTTAGTCCTGATAGCAAGACTTTGGCGAGTGGGAGTCGGGATCAAACCATTGAAATTTGGGATATGACCAAGGGTAAAAGGTGGTATACCCTCACGGGTCATCAAGACGGGGTGGAAGCGGTGGCGTTTAGTCCCAATGGTCAATTTTTAGCGAGTGGAAGTCGAGATAAAAGTATTGAAATTTGGAATATGAATAAGGGAAAACGGGGGTTTACCTTAACAGGTCATCAGGATCGAGTTTATAGTGTGGCATTTAGTTTGGATAGTCAAAAGTTGGCAAGTGGGAGTCGAGATCAAACGGTAAAAATTTGGGATTTGAACACAGCAAAGGAAGTCCAAAGTTTAACAGGTCATGGGGACTGGGTGCGAAGTGTGGCGTTTAGTTTAAATGGTCAATTATTGGCTTCGGCGTCTAAAAATGGCATGATTAAAATATGGCACAATCAACAGGAAAAATGGGTATTATTAAAAACATTAAGAGCCGATGATCAAGAGATATTTAATATTATTTTTAGTCCAGATAATCGGTTTTTAGTGAGTGGAGGAGGACAGGGAATAATTGATATTTGGGATGTCCAAAAAGGGATATTATTAGAAACCATTAAAGCCCATGAAAGTGATGTTTTTACGCTGGCGTTTAGTGGGGATGGTCAATGGTTAGCAACGGGAAGTTATGACCGGACGGTGAAGTTGTGGAAACAATAA